The genomic window GCTGGCACGTGGTCCCCGATGAGGCCGGTCTGCAATTGCCTGACCAGGAAATTCTGCTGTTCGAAGCCAAAGAGCAAATCGCCGACATCGAAGTTGATGAGTACATCGAAGAGCCTGTGGCGTCGGTGCCAATCGGCCGGATCGGTGCGATGGCTGCGAAGCAAGTGATTTTGCAAAAAATCCGCGATGCTGAGCGCGAGATGTTGCTCAACGACTTTATGTCGCGCGGCGAGAAGATTTTTGTGGGCACCGTCAAGCGCATGGACAAAGGCGACATCATTGTCGAATCCGGCCGTGTGGAAGGGCGCTTGCGTCGTGGCGAAATGATCCCCAAGGAAAACCTGCGTACGGGTGACCGCGTCCGCGCCATGATCATGGAAGTGGACCTGACCTTGCGTGGCGCACCGATTGTGTTGTCCCGCTCGGCGCCCGAGTTCATGATTGAGCTGTTCCGCCAGGAAGTACCTGAAATCGAGCAAGGGCTGCTGGAGATCAAGTCGTGCGCCCGTGATGCTGGCTCCCGTGCCAAGATCGCAGTCTTGTCCCATGACAAGCGCGTGGATCCGATCGGAACCTGTGTGGGTGTCCGCGGTACCCGCGTCAATGGCGTGACCAATGAATTGGCTGGTGAGCGCGTCGACATTGTGTTGTGGAGTGAAGATCCAGCGCAGTTTGTGATTGGTGCTTTGGCCCCGGCCAACGTCTCGTCTATCGTGGTGGACGAAGAACGTCACGCCATGGATGTGGTGGTCGATGAAGAAAACCTCGCGATTGCGATTGGTCGTGGCGGTCAAAACGTGCGCTTGGCGTCCGAACTGACCGGTTGGAAGATCAACATCATGGACGCTGCAGAGTCCGCCCAGAAATTGGCGAACGAAACAGACTCCGGTCGCAAGCTGTTCATGGAAAAGCTGGATGTGGACGAGGAAATCGCCGACATCCTGATTGCCGAAGGCTTTACCAGCTTGGAAGAAGTGGCCTACGTGCCGCTGCAAGAGATGCTGGAGATCGAGTCCTTCGACGAAGACACAGTGCATGAGTTGCGCAACCGTGCCAAAGACGCACTGTTGACCATGGAAATTGCACACGAAGAAAGTGTGGAAGAGGTCTCGCAAAACCTGCGTGACTTGCAGGGCTTGACCCCTGAATTGATCGGCAAATTGGCAGACGGCGGCGTGCATACCCGTGACGAACTGGCTGACCTTGCCGTTGACGAATTGACAGATATTACCGGCCAGTCTGCGGACGAGGCCAAGGCCCTGATCATGAAGGCGCGCGAGCATTGGTTTACCAATGACGGCGCTTCTCAAGAGTAACGGTCATGAAAGGTTTCACAGAATATGTCCAGTACGACCGTTGCCGAGTTTGCCAATGAACTCAAAAAATCTACCGATACCCTGCTTGAACAGCTGAAGTCCGCCGGAGTGCCTAAAGCCTCCGCCGCAGATCCGCTGACCGATGCCGACAAACACAGCTTGTTGAGCTACCTGCAGAATAGCCATGGCACTGCCAGCCCAGAGCGCAAAAAGATCACCTTGGTGAAAAAGCAAACAACCGAAATCAAGCAGGCCGATGCCACCGGCAAGGCCCGCACTATCCAGGTGGAAGTGCGTAAAAAGCGCACGTTTGTGCGCCGCGATGATGGCGTTGAATCCACGGTAGAAGTGGAAGAGCAAGACATGGCTGCCGCCAATGCTGCGCAAGCTGCTGAAGACGCCGAGTTGGCTCGCCGCGAAGAAGAAGCCAGCCGTCAGGCCGAACTGATTCGCCGTCAAGAAGAAGAGTTGGCCCAGCGTCGCCGCGAACGCGAAGAGCAGGAAGCGCGCGCCAAGGCTGCTGCAGAGCAAGCCGCTGCACAAGAGCGTGAAGCCCAAGCCGCTGCTGCCCGTAAAGCGCAAGAGCAGGTGCAGGCCACCGTGAAAGCCACGCCTGTAGCAGCCGCTCCGGCCGTGGATGCCGCCGCAGCAGCGCAAGCTGCAGAAGCCGCTGCGAAGGTCGCCGCTCAAGAGCGCGCGAATGCTGCAGCCCAAGCATCCAAGGCAGCCGCTGCCGAAGAAGCTGCGCGTGCAGCGGATTTGGGTGAGCGTCGTCGCAAGGCAGAGGCCGAGGCTGCTGCTATCCGCTCGATGATGGCTGCTCCTAAGAAGGTCATGATTGCGCCCAAGAAGGTGGAAGAGCCCAAGCCGGCTGCTGACGCCAAGGCGGGCATGAAGGGCACGCTGCACAAGCCGGCCAACGGCTCGGCAGTGGCAAAACCCGGTAAACCGGCGCCTGGCGCAGCGACCACCGCTGCACCCGCTGGGAATGGCAAAGAGGTGAAGTCCGCCAAGCTGTCGAGCAGCTGGGCTGGAGATCCTGCCAAGAAGAAAGAATTGAAAACCCGGGGTGATACGTCTGCCGGTGCTGGTCGTTCCAGCAACTGGCGCGCGGGTCCCAAAGGACGCCGTGGCAATGACCGCGACCGTGATGACCATCACAACCAGCAGGCAGCGCCTGTGGAAACACGCGTCATTGAAGTCCACGTGCCGGAAACCATCACCGTGGCCGAATTGGCGCACAAGATGGCGATCAAGGCCTCTGAAGTGATCAAGGCGCTCATGAAAATGGGCCAGATGGTCACGATCAACCAGCCACTGGACCAAGACACCGCCATGATCGTGGTGGAAGAAATGGGTCACAAGGCCATTGTGGCTGCGCTGGATGATCCGGAAGCGTTTACCGACGACGAAGTGCAGGGCCAAGAGTCTGTCTCGTTGCCGCGCGCTCCGGTGGTGACCGTGATGGGCCACGTGGACCACGGTAAGACATCTCTGCTGGACTACATCCGCCGCGCCAAGGTGGCTGCGGGCGAAGCCGGTGGCATTACCCAGCACATCGGTGCTTATCACGTGGAAACTCCGCGTGGCATGGTGTCCTTCCTGGATACCCCCGGTCACGAGGCCTTTACGGCCATGCGTGCCCGCGGTGCACAAGCGACTGACATTGTGATTTTGGTGGTGGCGGCCGATGACGGCGTGATGCCACAGACCAAAGAAGCGATCAAGCACGCCAAAGCGGCTGGCGTTCCTTTGGTGGTTGCGATCACCAAAGCGGACAAGCCCGATGCCAATTTGGAGCGCGTCAAGCAAGAGCTGGTGGTGGAAGAGGTGGTGCCGGAAGAATACGGTGGCGATTCGCCATTCGTTCCAGTGTCGTCCAAAACCGGCATGGGCATTGATGACTTGCTCGAGCAGGTGTTGTTGCAAGCTGAAGTCCTAGAGTTGAAGGCTCCGGTGGACGCCATGGCCAAGGGTCTGGTGATCGAAGCTAAGCTGGACAAGGGCCGCGGCCCGGTTGCCACCGTGTTGGTGCAGTCCGGCACTTTGAAAGCGGGCGATGTGGTGTTGGCAGGCCAGACTTATGGACGCGTGCGTGCCATGCTGGACGAAAACGGCCACAAGATCGAAACCGCCGGTCCTTCCATTCCAGTGGAAATCCAAGGCTTGACCGAAGTTCCCCAGGCTGGCGACGAGTTTATGGTGTTGTCCGACGAACGCCGGGCACGCGAGATCTCGACCTACCGTGCCGGTAAGTTCCGCAACACCAAGTTGGCCAAGCAACAAGCAGCCAAGTTGGAAAATATGTTTGCAGACATTGGTGGTGGCGACGTCAAGATGCTGCCAATCATTGTCAAGGCCGACGTGCAAGGCTCGCAAGAAGCATTGGCGCAGTCCCTGCTCAAGCTGTCGACTGACGAAGTCAAGGTGCAGATGGTCTACTCCGCCGTGGGTGGTATCAGCGAATCTGACATCAACTTGGCGATTGCTTCCAAGGCTATCGTGATTGGTTTCAACACCCGTGCCGATGCCGGCGCCCGCAAGTTGGCTGAAGGCAATGGCGTTGACATCCGTTACTACAACATCATTTACGACGCCGTGGATGAG from Rhodoferax potami includes these protein-coding regions:
- the infB gene encoding translation initiation factor IF-2, whose translation is MSSTTVAEFANELKKSTDTLLEQLKSAGVPKASAADPLTDADKHSLLSYLQNSHGTASPERKKITLVKKQTTEIKQADATGKARTIQVEVRKKRTFVRRDDGVESTVEVEEQDMAAANAAQAAEDAELARREEEASRQAELIRRQEEELAQRRREREEQEARAKAAAEQAAAQEREAQAAAARKAQEQVQATVKATPVAAAPAVDAAAAAQAAEAAAKVAAQERANAAAQASKAAAAEEAARAADLGERRRKAEAEAAAIRSMMAAPKKVMIAPKKVEEPKPAADAKAGMKGTLHKPANGSAVAKPGKPAPGAATTAAPAGNGKEVKSAKLSSSWAGDPAKKKELKTRGDTSAGAGRSSNWRAGPKGRRGNDRDRDDHHNQQAAPVETRVIEVHVPETITVAELAHKMAIKASEVIKALMKMGQMVTINQPLDQDTAMIVVEEMGHKAIVAALDDPEAFTDDEVQGQESVSLPRAPVVTVMGHVDHGKTSLLDYIRRAKVAAGEAGGITQHIGAYHVETPRGMVSFLDTPGHEAFTAMRARGAQATDIVILVVAADDGVMPQTKEAIKHAKAAGVPLVVAITKADKPDANLERVKQELVVEEVVPEEYGGDSPFVPVSSKTGMGIDDLLEQVLLQAEVLELKAPVDAMAKGLVIEAKLDKGRGPVATVLVQSGTLKAGDVVLAGQTYGRVRAMLDENGHKIETAGPSIPVEIQGLTEVPQAGDEFMVLSDERRAREISTYRAGKFRNTKLAKQQAAKLENMFADIGGGDVKMLPIIVKADVQGSQEALAQSLLKLSTDEVKVQMVYSAVGGISESDINLAIASKAIVIGFNTRADAGARKLAEGNGVDIRYYNIIYDAVDELKAAMSGMLAPEKREEVIGTAEIRTVFVASKIGTVAGCMVTNGYVTRSAHFRLLRDNVVIYTGELDSLKRMKDDVREVKEGFECGIKLKNYNDIKESDQLEFFEIKEIARTL
- the nusA gene encoding transcription termination factor NusA; translated protein: MNRELLMLVEAISREKNVERDVVLGAVEAALAQATKKLYAGDVDIRVALDRDSGNYETFRRWHVVPDEAGLQLPDQEILLFEAKEQIADIEVDEYIEEPVASVPIGRIGAMAAKQVILQKIRDAEREMLLNDFMSRGEKIFVGTVKRMDKGDIIVESGRVEGRLRRGEMIPKENLRTGDRVRAMIMEVDLTLRGAPIVLSRSAPEFMIELFRQEVPEIEQGLLEIKSCARDAGSRAKIAVLSHDKRVDPIGTCVGVRGTRVNGVTNELAGERVDIVLWSEDPAQFVIGALAPANVSSIVVDEERHAMDVVVDEENLAIAIGRGGQNVRLASELTGWKINIMDAAESAQKLANETDSGRKLFMEKLDVDEEIADILIAEGFTSLEEVAYVPLQEMLEIESFDEDTVHELRNRAKDALLTMEIAHEESVEEVSQNLRDLQGLTPELIGKLADGGVHTRDELADLAVDELTDITGQSADEAKALIMKAREHWFTNDGASQE